A region from the Manihot esculenta cultivar AM560-2 chromosome 13, M.esculenta_v8, whole genome shotgun sequence genome encodes:
- the LOC122721544 gene encoding 60S ribosomal protein L38: MPKQIHEIKDFLLTARRKDARSVKIKRSKDVVKFKVRCSKYLYTLCVFDSEKADKLKQSLPPGLSVQDL; this comes from the exons ATG CCTAAGCAAATTCATGAGATCAAGGATTTCCTTCTTACAGCAAGAAGGAAGGATGCCCGTTCTGTCAAGATCAAGCGAAGCAAAGATGTGGTGAAGTTCAAGGTTCGCTGCTCCAAGTACCTCTATACTCTTTGTGTGTTTGACTCTGAGAAGGCTGACAAGTTGAAGCAATCTCTTCCTCCAG GTTTGAGCGTGCAAGACCTGTGA
- the LOC110630030 gene encoding probable disease resistance protein RPP1 isoform X1, giving the protein MGIREKNEGLVLDLLGKEAELINGKGFSKMNHLRLLILRNASIFHGLEYLSNELRYLEWHEFPFNSLPSAFQPSKLVELHMHHSNLKQLWEEIKPLQLLKVIDLSYSKDLIKTLDFRNVPNLEVLNLEVEGCTSLVEVDRSIVLLTRLVWLNLKGCEILETLPSGNWNLKSLKILNLCGCLKLSKLPEGLVSATSLEVLDAAGIGSGQMTLAKACDLHSNYLVPATRNQKPLAFAFSSPQAMMKLVMSYCAFPQVLNNLSCLWSLGKLNLCGNHVLSIPSSINQLCNLTDVDFSNCRRLESLPALPCNIERLSIGNCTSLQALPDMAQLSKLTDLWMPNCRRLKSLPTLPPNIGWLFIEDCTSLQTLPDLVQLFELINLVIYNCSRLESLPALPSNVESINMQNCTSLQTLPEMVQLCRLASLRCTNYTSLQLLPDLPSNVQHLYMENCTALKHFTICLKNRIWRRVFI; this is encoded by the exons ATGG GGATCAGAGAAAAAAATGAAGGCCTAGTCTTGGATTTACTTGGTAAAGAGGCAGAATTGATCAATGGAAAAGGTTTCTCGAAGATGAATCATCTAAGACTGCTCATTCTCCGAAATGCGAGCATTTTTCATGGCCTTGAATACCTGTCAAATGAATTGAGATATCTAGAATGGCATGAATTTCCTTTCAATTCTTTGCCATCAGCTTTCCAACCAAGTAAACTTGTTGAGCTTCACATGCACCATAGCAACTTGAAACAATTATGGGAAGAAATAAAA CCTTTGCAGTTACTGAAGGTCATTGATCTGAGTTATTCCAAAGATTTAATTAAGACCCTGGACTTTAGAAATGTCCCAAATCTCGAGGTGTTGAATCTTGAGGTTGAGGGTTGTACAAGCCTAGTTGAGGTGGACCGATCCATTGTATTATTGACAAGGTTGGTTTGGTTGAACTTGAAAGGCTGTGAAATCTTAGAAACTCTTCCAAGTGGCAACTGGAATTTGAAGTCTCTCAAGATTCTTAATTTGTGTGGATGCTTGAAGCTTAGCAAACTGCCTGAGGGGTTAGTAAGTGCGACGAGTTTGGAGGTGCTTGATGCGGCTGGCATTGGTTCTGGACAAATGACATTGGCTAAAGCATGTGATCTCCATAGTAATTATTTGGTGCCTGCTACGAGGAACCAAAAACCGCTGGCGTTCGCTTTCTCGAGTCCACAAGCCATGATGAAACTGGTTATGAGTTATTGCGCCTTTCCACAAGTTCTGAATAATCTGAGTTGCTTGTGGTCTTTGGGGAAACTAAATTTGTGTGGAAATCATGTTTTAAGCATACCTTCAAGCATCAACCAACTTTGTAATCTTACAGATGTGGATTTTTCTAATTGCAGAAGACTTGAGTCCTTGCCTGCTCTTCCGTGTAATATTGAACGTCTATCTATTGGAAATTGCACTTCATTGCAAGCGCTTCCAGACATGGCTCAACTTTCTAAACTTACAGATCTTTGGATGCCAAATTGCAGAAGACTTAAGTCATTGCCTACTCTTCCACCTAATATAGGATGGCTATTTATTGAAGATTGCACTTCATTGCAGACACTTCCAGATCTAGTTCAACTTTTTGAACTTATAAATCTTGTGATTTATAATTGCTCAAGACTTGAGTCACTGCCTGCTCTTCCGTCTAATGTTGAAAGTATAAATATGCAAAATTGCACTTCACTGCAAACTCTTCCAGAAATGGTTCAACTTTGTAGACTTGCAAGTCTTCGGTGTACTAATTATACGAGCCTTCAGTTGTTGCCGGACCTTCCTTCAAACGTTCAACATCTATATATGGAAAATTGCACAGCATTGAAGCATTTCACAATCTGTTTGAAAAACAGAATTTGGAGAAGAGTTTTTATATAG
- the LOC110630030 gene encoding disease resistance protein RUN1 isoform X2, producing the protein MNHLRLLILRNASIFHGLEYLSNELRYLEWHEFPFNSLPSAFQPSKLVELHMHHSNLKQLWEEIKPLQLLKVIDLSYSKDLIKTLDFRNVPNLEVLNLEVEGCTSLVEVDRSIVLLTRLVWLNLKGCEILETLPSGNWNLKSLKILNLCGCLKLSKLPEGLVSATSLEVLDAAGIGSGQMTLAKACDLHSNYLVPATRNQKPLAFAFSSPQAMMKLVMSYCAFPQVLNNLSCLWSLGKLNLCGNHVLSIPSSINQLCNLTDVDFSNCRRLESLPALPCNIERLSIGNCTSLQALPDMAQLSKLTDLWMPNCRRLKSLPTLPPNIGWLFIEDCTSLQTLPDLVQLFELINLVIYNCSRLESLPALPSNVESINMQNCTSLQTLPEMVQLCRLASLRCTNYTSLQLLPDLPSNVQHLYMENCTALKHFTICLKNRIWRRVFI; encoded by the exons ATGAATCATCTAAGACTGCTCATTCTCCGAAATGCGAGCATTTTTCATGGCCTTGAATACCTGTCAAATGAATTGAGATATCTAGAATGGCATGAATTTCCTTTCAATTCTTTGCCATCAGCTTTCCAACCAAGTAAACTTGTTGAGCTTCACATGCACCATAGCAACTTGAAACAATTATGGGAAGAAATAAAA CCTTTGCAGTTACTGAAGGTCATTGATCTGAGTTATTCCAAAGATTTAATTAAGACCCTGGACTTTAGAAATGTCCCAAATCTCGAGGTGTTGAATCTTGAGGTTGAGGGTTGTACAAGCCTAGTTGAGGTGGACCGATCCATTGTATTATTGACAAGGTTGGTTTGGTTGAACTTGAAAGGCTGTGAAATCTTAGAAACTCTTCCAAGTGGCAACTGGAATTTGAAGTCTCTCAAGATTCTTAATTTGTGTGGATGCTTGAAGCTTAGCAAACTGCCTGAGGGGTTAGTAAGTGCGACGAGTTTGGAGGTGCTTGATGCGGCTGGCATTGGTTCTGGACAAATGACATTGGCTAAAGCATGTGATCTCCATAGTAATTATTTGGTGCCTGCTACGAGGAACCAAAAACCGCTGGCGTTCGCTTTCTCGAGTCCACAAGCCATGATGAAACTGGTTATGAGTTATTGCGCCTTTCCACAAGTTCTGAATAATCTGAGTTGCTTGTGGTCTTTGGGGAAACTAAATTTGTGTGGAAATCATGTTTTAAGCATACCTTCAAGCATCAACCAACTTTGTAATCTTACAGATGTGGATTTTTCTAATTGCAGAAGACTTGAGTCCTTGCCTGCTCTTCCGTGTAATATTGAACGTCTATCTATTGGAAATTGCACTTCATTGCAAGCGCTTCCAGACATGGCTCAACTTTCTAAACTTACAGATCTTTGGATGCCAAATTGCAGAAGACTTAAGTCATTGCCTACTCTTCCACCTAATATAGGATGGCTATTTATTGAAGATTGCACTTCATTGCAGACACTTCCAGATCTAGTTCAACTTTTTGAACTTATAAATCTTGTGATTTATAATTGCTCAAGACTTGAGTCACTGCCTGCTCTTCCGTCTAATGTTGAAAGTATAAATATGCAAAATTGCACTTCACTGCAAACTCTTCCAGAAATGGTTCAACTTTGTAGACTTGCAAGTCTTCGGTGTACTAATTATACGAGCCTTCAGTTGTTGCCGGACCTTCCTTCAAACGTTCAACATCTATATATGGAAAATTGCACAGCATTGAAGCATTTCACAATCTGTTTGAAAAACAGAATTTGGAGAAGAGTTTTTATATAG